Proteins encoded within one genomic window of Lagenorhynchus albirostris chromosome 9, mLagAlb1.1, whole genome shotgun sequence:
- the PTPN5 gene encoding tyrosine-protein phosphatase non-receptor type 5, with translation MCCSERLPGVPQPVGMQALDQAEGPTALQREVPLPPPPSPPSETAQKPPPRDARSPSLAVRSSLCLLAASQFLLACGMLWLSGYGPIWSQNATDLISSVLTLLEQLGPSAWLAVGTWDIPNLLLVSLSVVLVTTLVWHLLRTPAEPPSPLPPEDRRQSVSRQPSFTYSEWMEEKVEDDFLDLDPVPETPVFDCVMDIKLEADPASLTVKAMGLQERRGSNVSLTLDMCTPGCNEEGFGYLMSPREESAREYLLSASRVLQAEELHEKALDPFLLQAEFFEIPMNFVDPKEYNIPGLVRKNRYKTILPNPHSRVCLTSPDPDDPLSSYINANYIRGYGGEEKVYIATQGPIVSTVGDFWRMVWQEHTPIIVMITNIEEMNEKCTEYWPEEQVVYDGVEITVRKVIHTEDYRLRLIALRSGTEERGLKHYWFTSWPDQKTPDRAPPLLHLVQEVEEAAQQEGPRCAPIVVHCSAGIGRTGCFIATSICCQQLRHQGVVDILKTTCQLRQDRGGMIQTCEQYQFVHHVMSLYEKQLSRQSPE, from the exons GTGTCCCCCAGCCGGTAGGGATGCAGGCGCTGGACCAGGCCGAGGGGCCCACGGCCTTGCAGAGAGAGGTGCCACTGCCCCCGCCTCCTTCACCGCCTTCAGAGACAGCTCAGAAGCCGCCACCTCGAGACGCCAGGAGCCCCTCCCTCGCTGTCAGGAGCAGCCTGTGCCTGCTGGCTGCCTCCCAGTTCCTG CTCGCCTGCGGGATGCTCTGGCTCAGCGGCTACGGCCCCATCTGGTCGCAAAACGCCACAGACCTCATCTCCTCTGTGCTCACGCTCCTGGAGCAGCTGGGACCCTCG GCCTGGCTGGCTGTTGGGACCTGGGACATCCCTAATCTGCTGCTGGTCTCTCTGTCCGTGGTCCTCGTCACCACCTTG GTGTGGCACCTCCTGAGAACTCCCGCAGAGCCACCCAGCCCGCTGCCCCCCGAGGACAGGCGCCAGTCGGTGAGCCGTCAGCCCTCTTTCACCTACTCTGAGTGGATGGAGGAGAAGGTCGAGGATGACTTCCTGGACCTGGACCCTGTCCCTGAGACACCTGTGTTTGACTGCGTGATGGACATCAAGCTTGAGGCCGACCCTGCCTCACTGACTGTCAAGGCCATGGGTCTGCAGGAGAG GAGGGGCTCCAACGTCTCCCTGACCCTGGACATGTGCACCCCGGGCTGCAATGAGGAGGGGTTCGGCTATCTCATGTCCCCACGCGAGGAGTCGGCCCGCGAGTACCTGCTCAGCGCCTCCCGTGTCCTCCAGGCTGAAGAGCTTCACGAGAAGGCCCTGGACCCCTTCCTGCTCCAGGCTGAATTCTTT GAAATTCCCATGAACTTTGTGGATCCGAAAGAGTATAACATCCCTGGGCTGGTGCGGAAGAACCGGTACAAAACCATCCTTCCCA ACCCTCACAGCAGAGTGTGTCTGACCTCACCAGACCCTGACGACCCTCTGAGTTCCTACATCAACGCCAACTACATCCGG GGCTACGGTGGGGAAGAGAAGGTGTATATCGCCACTCAGGGACCCATCGTCAGCACAGTTGGCGACTTCTGGCGCATGGTGTGGCAGGAGCACACGCCCATCATTGTCATGATCACCAACATCGAGGAGATGAACGAG AAGTGCACCGAGTATTGGCCGGAGGAGCAGGTGGTGTACGACGGCGTGGAGATCACTGTGCGGAAAGTCATCCACACTGAGGATTACCGGCTCCGACTCATTGCTCTCAGG AGTGGCACAGAAGAGCGAGGCCTGAAGCATTACTGGTTCACATCCTGGCCTGACCAGAAGACCCCAGACCGGGCCCCCCCACTCCTGCACCTGGtgcaggaggtggaggaggcAGCCCAGCAGGAGGGGCCCCGCTGCGCCCCCATCGTCGTCCACTGCAG TGCAGGGATTGGGAGGACGGGCTGCTTCATCGCCACTAGCATCTGCTGCCAGCAGCTGCGGCACCAGGGCGTGGTGGACATCCTGAAGACCACGTGCCAGCTCCGTCAGGACAG GGGCGGCATGATCCAGACGTGTGAGCAGTACCAGTTCGTGCACCACGTCATGAGCCTCTACGAGAAGCAGCTGTCCCGCCAGTCCCCCGAGTGA